The following are from one region of the Sandaracinus amylolyticus genome:
- a CDS encoding TolC family protein — translation MSFLIVAVIRRGVGTPVDRVGDRPIYVARWGLAITIVLAVAAPAAAQRRTLSLPEAVELAITAHPAARRAVASERAARAGVRIAESALWPRIDVSLALQRATGNVVPGTVLALPSIPGLSGPPQEVQFDEGVWGSGIGGAASFDVGAFPRREGERDAALADLDARASDADATRLEIAARVARAYVDVVAAQAQRLAVAAWLERAATLVRVTDALVEQELRPGADAARARAEQAAASALEARAAQAELVARAALSAELGDPGLDVEVDASVLDDLVVSRRTAQHGMHALERARRSELEAARLVRRSQVLAYVPRIELVAALWARGSGIDAPSRASDLGDAAGLLPNVPNWAVGFVLSYSLLDLPLLDARLEQADARVEEADAALEAQVLELRALSAQADARLEGARGIATAARAVVASYEVALTQAVARFEAGLTTMLDVVDAQRALAEAQLEEVTARAEVLRASYDLAFAAGDLDAFRARGED, via the coding sequence TGGGGACTCCAGTCGACCGCGTGGGCGACCGACCGATCTACGTCGCTCGCTGGGGGCTGGCGATCACCATCGTGCTCGCCGTCGCAGCACCCGCCGCGGCGCAGCGCCGAACGCTCTCGCTGCCCGAGGCCGTCGAGCTGGCGATCACGGCCCACCCGGCGGCACGACGCGCCGTCGCGTCCGAGCGTGCCGCGCGCGCGGGCGTGCGGATCGCGGAGAGCGCGCTCTGGCCGCGGATCGACGTGTCCCTCGCCCTGCAGCGCGCGACCGGGAACGTGGTGCCCGGCACGGTGCTGGCGCTGCCTTCGATCCCCGGCCTGTCGGGACCGCCTCAGGAGGTGCAGTTCGACGAAGGCGTCTGGGGCAGCGGGATCGGTGGCGCGGCATCGTTCGACGTGGGCGCGTTCCCGCGGCGCGAGGGCGAGCGCGATGCCGCGCTGGCGGACCTCGATGCGCGGGCCTCGGACGCCGATGCGACGCGCCTGGAGATCGCGGCGCGGGTCGCTCGGGCCTACGTCGACGTCGTCGCGGCGCAGGCGCAGCGACTCGCGGTCGCGGCGTGGCTCGAGCGAGCGGCGACGTTGGTGCGCGTGACCGACGCGCTGGTGGAACAGGAGCTGCGACCTGGCGCCGACGCGGCGAGGGCACGCGCCGAGCAGGCCGCAGCATCGGCGCTCGAGGCGCGCGCAGCGCAGGCAGAGCTCGTGGCTCGCGCCGCGCTGTCCGCGGAGCTCGGGGATCCCGGCCTCGACGTCGAGGTCGACGCGTCGGTGCTCGATGATCTCGTCGTCTCGCGGCGCACGGCGCAGCACGGGATGCACGCGCTGGAGCGCGCGCGGCGATCCGAGCTCGAAGCCGCGCGTCTCGTGCGCCGGAGCCAGGTGCTCGCGTACGTCCCGCGCATCGAGCTCGTCGCGGCGCTGTGGGCGCGCGGGAGCGGCATCGACGCACCCAGCCGCGCATCGGACCTCGGCGACGCCGCGGGTCTCCTGCCCAACGTGCCCAACTGGGCGGTCGGTTTCGTGCTCTCGTACTCGCTGCTCGATCTCCCGCTGCTCGATGCCCGGCTCGAGCAAGCCGACGCGCGGGTGGAGGAGGCGGACGCCGCGCTCGAGGCGCAGGTGCTCGAGCTCCGTGCGCTGAGCGCGCAGGCCGACGCGCGGCTCGAGGGAGCGCGCGGGATCGCGACCGCGGCGCGCGCGGTCGTCGCGTCGTACGAGGTCGCGCTGACCCAGGCCGTCGCGCGCTTCGAGGCGGGGCTGACGACGATGCTCGACGTGGTCGACGCGCAGCGAGCGCTCGCGGAGGCGCAGCTCGAGGAGGTCACGGCGCGCGCCGAGGTGCTCCGTGCGAGCTACGACCTCGCGTTCGCCGCGGGAGACCTCGACGCGTTCCGCGCCCGCGGGGAGGACTGA
- a CDS encoding efflux RND transporter permease subunit has translation MPIVLVALKRPYTVLVAMIAILVGAALAVRRAPADIFPTLNVPVIYVVQPYAGMTPTQMEGQLVSYYEYHFLYVAGVEHVESQSIQGMGVIEIAFHPGTDVAQAMAQVTAMAFRAISFMPPGTLPPFMVRFDAGSIPVGQLVFSSEGRSEAEVQDLALNQVRPLLATLPGVSAPPPSGGRVRTIVGYLDPERMRAYGLSADDVALAVARANPTVPAGNLRVGDLTNIVETSAMVARPADLADVPVRTGSGPTVFVRDVARIEDGADVVSNVALVDGRSTVYMPVTKRADASTLDVVRTVRDALPRMRALVPDDVRIELEFDQSSYVQHAIVGLVEEGLLGALLASLMVLLFLRDWRSALIVVLTIPTSVLAAVVALRLTGQTVNVMTLSGLALSVGILVDEATVAIENVHTHLGRGEEPRRAVVDAMREVTLPRLLAMLCVLAVFIPVFFVTGVAASLFPPLALAVGLAMIASYLVSTAVVPVLSVWLVRAPRRSGRFDRARERYRRGIASVVRWRWLVAPVYLVIAIAVIAGLAPRLGTELFPRVDAGQMQLRIRAPAGTRVERTTEIVREVERMVREEAAGRGVRIALANIGSPQWTFPVNAVYVFNAGPHEATLLVALGGAREPRLPELQARLRRRFADELPGVRVSFEAGDVVSQVMSFGAPTPVLVTVTGRDLRAVRAHAERIEAELARDEALVDVQIPLALDYPAVRVDIDRERTGQQGVTTESVARAVVAATSSSVLTTPIFWTDPASGQPYRVALRVPEAEMRASADLLALPIAQHMGSARPTTLGDVASVFPTTTPGELDRYDNQRTIGISANVAGRDLADAAARVRRALARAGEPPRGLTVAVHGQIEQVEAMVASLEEGLALAVVVVLLLLVAAFQSVREPLAVLSTVPAVLAGVVLALAISGTTLNIQSMMGAITSIGVSVANAVLLVTFARDRRAEGLDRLEAATTAAAARLRPILMTSLAMIAGMLPMALALGGGGEQSSPLGIAIIGGLAASTVATLVALPAIDALIAPRRTGSSSLLPEALEETP, from the coding sequence GTGCCGATCGTCCTCGTCGCGCTGAAGCGACCGTACACCGTGCTCGTCGCGATGATCGCGATCCTCGTCGGTGCCGCGCTCGCGGTGCGGCGCGCGCCGGCAGACATCTTCCCGACGCTGAACGTCCCGGTGATCTACGTGGTCCAGCCCTATGCGGGCATGACGCCGACGCAGATGGAGGGACAGCTCGTCAGCTACTACGAGTACCACTTCCTCTACGTCGCGGGCGTCGAGCACGTCGAGTCGCAGTCCATCCAGGGGATGGGCGTCATCGAGATCGCCTTCCACCCCGGCACCGACGTCGCGCAGGCGATGGCGCAGGTGACGGCGATGGCGTTCCGCGCGATCTCGTTCATGCCGCCGGGGACGCTGCCGCCCTTCATGGTCCGCTTCGACGCGGGCTCGATCCCGGTCGGACAGCTCGTGTTCTCGAGCGAGGGCCGGAGCGAGGCCGAGGTCCAGGATCTCGCGCTCAACCAGGTGCGGCCGCTCCTCGCGACGTTGCCCGGGGTGTCGGCGCCGCCGCCGTCGGGCGGACGCGTGCGGACGATCGTCGGGTATCTCGATCCCGAGCGCATGCGCGCCTACGGGCTCTCGGCGGACGACGTCGCGCTCGCGGTCGCGCGCGCGAACCCGACGGTGCCCGCGGGCAATCTGCGGGTCGGCGATCTCACGAACATCGTCGAGACCAGCGCGATGGTGGCCCGGCCCGCGGATCTCGCGGACGTGCCGGTGCGCACCGGCAGCGGGCCGACCGTGTTCGTCCGCGACGTCGCGCGGATCGAGGACGGCGCCGACGTGGTCTCCAACGTCGCGCTCGTCGACGGGCGGAGCACCGTGTACATGCCGGTCACCAAGCGCGCGGATGCGTCGACGCTCGACGTGGTGCGCACGGTGCGCGACGCGCTGCCTCGGATGCGAGCGCTGGTGCCGGACGACGTGCGGATCGAGCTCGAGTTCGATCAGTCCTCCTACGTCCAGCACGCGATCGTCGGGCTCGTCGAGGAAGGACTGCTCGGCGCGCTGCTGGCGTCGCTGATGGTGCTGCTCTTCCTGCGCGACTGGCGCTCGGCGCTGATCGTCGTGCTCACGATCCCGACCTCGGTGCTCGCGGCGGTGGTCGCGCTGCGGCTCACCGGGCAGACGGTGAACGTGATGACGCTCAGCGGCCTCGCGCTCTCGGTCGGCATCCTGGTCGACGAGGCGACCGTCGCGATCGAGAACGTCCACACCCATCTCGGCCGCGGGGAGGAGCCGCGCCGCGCCGTCGTCGACGCGATGCGCGAGGTGACGCTGCCGCGCCTGCTCGCGATGCTCTGCGTGCTCGCGGTGTTCATTCCGGTGTTCTTCGTGACCGGCGTCGCGGCGTCGCTCTTCCCGCCGCTCGCGCTCGCGGTCGGGCTCGCGATGATCGCGTCGTACCTCGTCTCGACCGCCGTGGTGCCGGTGCTCTCGGTGTGGCTCGTGCGCGCGCCCCGGCGGTCCGGGCGCTTCGATCGCGCGAGAGAGAGATACCGGCGCGGCATCGCGAGCGTGGTGCGCTGGCGCTGGCTCGTCGCACCGGTGTACCTGGTGATCGCGATCGCGGTCATCGCGGGGCTCGCGCCGCGGCTCGGCACCGAGCTCTTCCCGCGAGTCGACGCCGGACAGATGCAGCTCCGCATCCGTGCGCCCGCGGGAACGCGCGTGGAGCGCACCACCGAGATCGTGCGCGAGGTCGAGCGCATGGTCCGCGAGGAGGCGGCCGGGCGCGGCGTGCGCATCGCGCTCGCGAACATCGGGAGCCCTCAGTGGACCTTCCCGGTCAACGCGGTCTACGTCTTCAACGCAGGCCCGCACGAAGCGACGCTCCTCGTCGCGCTCGGCGGGGCACGCGAGCCGCGGCTTCCCGAGCTGCAGGCCCGGCTGCGGCGGCGCTTCGCGGACGAGCTGCCGGGCGTGCGCGTCTCGTTCGAAGCAGGCGACGTGGTCTCGCAGGTGATGAGCTTCGGGGCGCCGACCCCCGTCCTCGTGACGGTCACCGGGCGCGATCTGCGCGCGGTGCGCGCACACGCCGAGCGGATCGAGGCCGAGCTCGCGCGCGACGAGGCGCTGGTGGACGTGCAGATCCCGCTCGCGCTCGACTACCCGGCGGTGCGGGTGGACATCGATCGCGAGCGCACGGGACAGCAGGGCGTGACCACCGAGAGCGTGGCGCGCGCGGTGGTGGCCGCGACCTCGTCGAGCGTGCTCACGACGCCGATCTTCTGGACCGATCCCGCGAGCGGTCAGCCCTATCGCGTCGCGCTCCGGGTGCCCGAGGCCGAGATGCGCGCGAGCGCCGATCTCCTCGCGCTGCCGATCGCCCAGCACATGGGGAGCGCTCGCCCGACGACGCTCGGCGACGTCGCGAGCGTGTTCCCGACGACGACGCCGGGCGAGCTCGATCGCTACGACAACCAGCGCACGATCGGCATCTCGGCGAACGTCGCAGGGCGCGATCTGGCCGACGCCGCGGCGCGGGTGCGCCGGGCCCTCGCGCGCGCCGGGGAGCCGCCGCGCGGGCTCACGGTCGCGGTGCACGGGCAGATCGAGCAGGTCGAGGCGATGGTCGCGAGCCTGGAGGAGGGCCTCGCGCTCGCGGTCGTCGTCGTGCTGCTGCTCCTCGTCGCGGCGTTCCAGAGCGTGCGCGAGCCGCTCGCGGTGCTCTCGACGGTGCCCGCCGTGCTCGCGGGCGTCGTGCTCGCGCTCGCGATCAGCGGCACGACGCTGAACATCCAGTCGATGATGGGAGCGATCACCAGCATCGGCGTCTCGGTGGCGAACGCGGTGCTGCTCGTGACGTTCGCGCGCGACCGGCGGGCCGAGGGGCTCGATCGTCTCGAGGCCGCGACCACCGCAGCAGCGGCGCGGCTGCGCCCGATCCTGATGACGAGCCTCGCGATGATCGCGGGCATGCTGCCGATGGCGCTCGCGCTGGGAGGCGGCGGTGAGCAGTCGTCGCCGCTCGGGATCGCGATCATCGGCGGGCTCGCGGCGTCCACCGTCGCGACCCTGGTGGCGCTGCCGGCGATCGATGCGCTGATCGCGCCGCGCAGGACCGGGTCGTCGTCGCTCTTGCCCGAGGCGCTCGAGGAGACCCCGTGA